The Gadus morhua chromosome 18, gadMor3.0, whole genome shotgun sequence DNA segment ATGATAATCATCAGCCTCATAACAATGAACCCCAGGCGCCGGCGGGTACCATGATCTGTGCGTTCTGCGCCGGAGCTTGGGGGGCGGGGGCCGGCTTGGcggtggccacgcccactctgCTGTAAGGGGCGGCGGCCCGGGCGGGGTCGGGGCCGGGCGCCGGGGCAGCGGGAGGCTCCGCCTGGGCGTGGAACAGCCGCTCCCTCAGCGACACCACCCCTGGCTGGGGGGACAAGAAGACACACAGGGCGCCATCAGCCGATCTCTCTCCGTACTGCGTGAGAGGCCATGGCTGCGTTCCAAACCGCAtactttttccttttacttCGCACATACTGCACTACCATTAAGCACGTACTGTTGCACACAGTATGTATACAAACGGGACATTTAGCAGGTGATTTCCCTGATAAGATCACCTGTAGGGCCAGCCATCGTATTCCACAGGCTCAGTCGTATCTCCTGAGGATTGGCAAGAATGCAAGCCATGCCTGCTATGCAAGCCTTGTTGCCTTGCATTCTGCGAAATGCATACTATCGGATGTGGTAGAACAGTCTAGTATTTTTGGCATACTGTATTTTCCAGACATACTAAATAGTATGGTAGTATGGGTATTGGAATGCAGGGTATGTTAGGTTTTATACACACTTTCACAAGGGGCCTCTTCATAAGAAAAATACAGGTTTCGCTGATAACACCAATCATGTACGCACGTACATTGACGTACAACAtataataagtgtgtacatttcCTGCCAGGACGTACGACTTACAATGAGTGTGTATGAGGGGTGTGGGGACGCATCGAGACTAAAGACCAAAGCCCCGTTCCACTGACCTGATCGGAGTTGTCGGGCAGGTAGGTCATGGCGGTGGCCAGGCTGCCCTCGGCCGCCAGGAGGCCGGCGTAGCAGGTGAGCTTCTCGGCCAGGGTGGGGCTCTGCAGGGGCACCTCGCTGTTGCGCAGGCGCTCGATGGACTTGCGCAGGATCATCACCTTCTCCACCAGATCCTGCGTCATTCAGGGGATACGGCTTTTAGCCTAAGGCTCAGAACTTCAGCCATGTATATGATTAGCCATTTGGGGGATGCTTTTGACCAAAGCCTCCTCATATGACATTGGCCCCGGCCGAAAACAAATAGGGGTGGGTCGGAAGAtcgatattatattattttgattcATCACGCATGCTGTTTGGCGTTTAATAGTTTGCACATGGTTTGTGGCAGTTTGGCATCGTCTAGCTTAATTCGGAGGACCTAGACGCAATGTCATTGTATTAATCTCTGTTATAACAGTATTGTGATCGTGAGTAAGCCTATCAGTCAGTAGAACAACAGAAGAAGAAGTGATTGTAGTTATTTGTTAGAACAACAGAAGAAGAAGCTATTGCATTAATTTGCTTTGTGTATCAAACATATGAAGAAGGGGCGTTTGATTCGCCGTACCTCCAGGACGAGTGGGGAGGAGCAGTCCCTCTGCACGGCCCAGCACTCCACCAGCTTCTCCAGGTTCCCGGAGCAGATGTAGCAGAGGCAGGCCTGCAGGGAGCGCTTCTCCGTCCCCTCCGTCTCCAGACGCCCGCCCAGCGTGTCTGATGGGTTCACATGAAAGTACAGGGAAGGTGttaaacacaaagagagacacgaGGAGGAATCAAGGAAACTTGGTGAACTTGGTGCTCTGTACTTAAAATCACATGACAAGCTTACCACACAGGGGGGCAAACTCCTCAGGGTGGGCGTAGGTCAGCAGAGCGGCCAGAGCCTCCTTCCAGTTGTCCAGCTCACAGCTCTGCACAATGTCCCTCCAGTTCTGGGTGACCACCGACGAGATGAGCTGCAGTGGGGGGAAAGGTCAGTGTCTCGGTAGCTCCTGAAAGGACAGCAACGCTAGCTAGTGTTGGGGAGAATAAGAAGTGAGTgttgattgatggatggattgtTTGTAGCATATTCATTTTTGCTACACGTTTTTTAAACCCTATACGACTTGTGGAAATATTTAAATGACAAATGATAAAATATACAGCCTAACCCAAGACCTGGGGCACCGGTCCTGACAAGTTATTCTGTCGCTTCCTACTGCAAGGCGTAAACCATGAATGGGGGGACATCATTCTTAAATATTGAGCATGAAGACCATGCATATGAGGGGCTATGACCAGAGACACTATACACAGACACTGCATTGGCCATTGGATCGCACGTTGACGTATCGCAGCAACAGGCTGATGGGGCGTGCATGGCACTATTAGCAATGGCTGTGGCTTGGTGGCCTCACCATGGAGATGCTGTTCTTCTGCGTGTCCAGGTATCTCTGCTGGGTCTTCTTCAGCAGCTCCTCCCCGCCGCTGATGGACAGCAGGATGGCCTCGGCGTAGCGGCCGTCGTTCAGACACAGGTCCACCGCGCCCTCGAAGTTCCCCACCAGCAGCGCCTGGCTGATCAGCCCGTCAGTGtctgagagggggaggagtggtgagcaagggggaggaagaggaggaaacagcaatgaaagacagacagacagacagacagacagacagacagacagacagacagacagacagacagacagacagacagacagaatgaaacaaacaaacaaacaaacaaacaaacagaaagaaacacagaaagaaggaaacaaagaaagagaaaaaagagagagatggtcaAAGATAAAGCCCAAaccaagagagaaaaagaaagaagaatgaAACAaagtcagagagaaagaaaggaaaacaaaGAAAGATGGGAAGCCATTGTACTCACCAGATGAAATTGGGATCTGGAAGCTGGGTTTGTCCTGAGGGATCTGGCTGAAGAAGTCTGTGGGCGATGTGGAGCCGGTGTCGGATACAGCGCCCGCTTCATCCGCCCTCTGGAAAAACAACCGTCGACGTTCACATTACATCACACTGTTGAGTCTTCAGAGGCCGGCTGAGGCGGAGGGACTCGGCTTAAAGCAGGGGACAACAGCGGGACGCATACCAGACTTCATGCATGGTGGGCTACATACCTCCGTGGAGAGCAGCTGCATCTTTTCAGCCAAATCCTTAGCGTCCACTCCGTGTCCATTGGGCTGGAAGTTCTTCCCCAGGCATTTTGAAATCTTCAAACATAGTCAAACGTTGATAGTTAACGTTAACACCGATTAAAAGTTCTGCATCGATTATGAAGATCAATATGAACACAAAACCCCAAAAACGTCTTCCTACCTTTCGCTCCAATTCATCTTTGCTAAAGCCCAGAAGTCTCAAGAATTTAACACGAGCCTCGTCTTCAAAGTTCACCTGTGCATTTCAAAAGGACGAAACACACAAAAATTCACCCATCTTGTTAGAAGACTGTCTTACGACCTATAAGTTGAAATACACTAACAACTTGCAACACATTGCATCACACTGTAATAAAAATTAACACATTGTAATGCACTGCGACACATTGTAACACTGTAATACAGTAACAGATTGTAACACACTGTACTACATGGTAATACATagtaacacactgtaacacattGTACTACATAGGAGGCCCACCATGAGGAACTTCCAGATGTCCTGCTCGGCGTCGCAGGGGGCGCTCTGGATCTTGGCCTGGCAGTAGTGGACGAAGGTCCCGGCCTGCAGGGCCGCCTGCAGCTCCCGGCTGCGCTGCAGGAACTCTGTCTCCGTGGTCACCTGGCTCACGAACACCTGCCGCGGGACGGGCTGCGGGCTCTGGCCGGGGCCGGCGGGGGGTTCTCGAAGGTCACCAGCTTACCGCCGAACTGGGGGAaagacacggggggggggggggggggggtccaacgTTAACAACCCAGAGACCCAGCCAATGGCGGATGGATTTGAACATTTTGCAGGTGGCAACCATTGGACCACAGGATGACCTATTAGAACAAGTGCTGGGCtgtagggctgcacgattattgccaaaatgattatcacgattattttgataaatattgatatcacgattatttaccacgattgttcattgaaaaaaaaaatctttcgaatttctcccaccccctagtggtaggagccacacactgtgctcagcggcaaattgccgccaggccacgccccccccccctttttcagGCTTCGCGCCGCTGTGTGCAGGATGGACTCACGCAGTCGCAGACAGGTGTACAGGGAGCGCTTGGTTTGCTTTGCAGCGGAGGTAGAGGCGTATACTGCATGGGCGGGGCTCGTTTCTTTtttggttttcatttttttttgcggatgcattatttaaaaaaaaatatcgcgaaAATATCACGAGAACACGACGTGTCATCGTGGGACACCAATATCGTCATCGCGATAAAAATTAGATATATTGTCTAGCCCTACTGGGCTGTTAAGAGTTTTCCACTCCGGCAACACAAAACCAAATCCTTCAAGTACATTTTCGACCCTGCGACAGAGACTTGCAGACGGGGAATCAAAAGGAGCATCTTCATTTAGATTCAGGGGTGGTGACGAAGGGTAAGAAGGGGCGAAGCAGGGGCGTTGCGGGGCACTCACCGCGAAAGACGCCCCCACCGGCCTCCGCACCCACTTGGGAGGCTTCTTGAGCGGGGGGACGATGGTGGTCTGGGCCGTGGGCTGGGGCACCtgtaggggagggagggtctgGCCCATGCCGAAGGGATCCATGTTGTCGAACGAGGAGGAGATCTGGAGGAGGTCAACgcccacaaacacattcaacataTATACATTAAGGACGTCCATAGAACTGGTGGCTAGGGTGTGGAGCCTCCGGAATGGTTCAGTCTACGTTCGCCCGCCATATGTCTGCAGCACGCTTTAGGTATCCTTGATCAAGAAGCCTTATCCCTAAATACCCTATTTTTACGTATTTGTGTAGCCTTTGATCACCCACTCACCCGACCCCCACAAAGAGCAAAGACAAACTGATGCATAGCAAAGTCGTAATCCTTAATTAATCACTCAGTGTTGATCATCACTATTGCCGGTTAACACATCCTTTAGTTCCCCTGTAGAGTATGTTGTCCACGTAGATAAAGAGGAgacagcagaaggaggaggaggaggaggaggaggaggaggaggaggataccTTATCCACGGAGCTCTGCTGCTGGCCTTCCAGGCTTCCGCCCATCACAGAGTAGAACGCTGATCTTGCCGTCGAAGGATGCGGTGGAGAGCAGCGCCGGGTTCCTGGGACACCACTGGACAATCGAAGCACCACTGGTTGATGGTGGGCAGCTCGTAGATGACCTGGAGCCAGAGAGGGGCGTTAGGGCTCACAGTGATATTAGTAATGATGTAAATgtagcagagagaggggggctgcAAAAGCAGTTGGCATGCCTCTGTTGGAAGAAACAGACAGATGGAGCAGTTTGAAATTGATGATTAATTAGTAGATAAACATGCTGAACTCCAACCGGCTTTGCGTGACACATGCATCTCTCACACATGTGAACGCTTGCTTATAGCTAAGCCCATAGGCTCAGAGCAATAGAACCCTAATTATCATGAGCTTGAGGAAAAATATTGCATGGCATGGATGGATGCTTCGGCGTGCTAGCTCCCGCCCACCTCTCCTGTGTTGTGGGTTCCAGCACAGGATACGGTTGTCCTTTGCGCTGCTCAGCAAGAGTTTCTGGGTCAGCCTGGCTCCATGAAATGGACAGGATTCCCctataaaaaacacacattgcATGATAGGATCAGGTAATATCTGTGTGAAGTGTTAGTACAATGATGCACAATAACAACACAGAGTGACTGTTGATGAGTTAACTGTTTAACCAACATTAAGAGTGGTGTGTCTAGAACGTTTTACCAATAATAAAACACATTAGTCTATGGAACACAAAGTCTAGTTACTAGTGAACTGGTAGGCCAAATAGAGCTAGTTTGTAGAGGTACTGTGATACACAATTAAATAAGAGATATTTAACAGGCAGGGAAATGTTATATTTAGAACTAAAATCACTGTCAAGAAGAAGGTGAGAAGAAATCCAATTATATCTTCATTTCACATCAGTCTGTTGCATGCCACATCACAATGCATATTCTGGtcaacatctttactgtactgacagtgatatattgttgtttctctttcttctgacaaatgtacttactgcAAGTCAATTtgtataaaagcgtctgctaaatgtcctaaATGTATATGTAAATGCCCTTCAGTGGTCGGCACGGCAACATGCTAAAGAGCTACCTTGTGTGGTTCTCCAGGACTTTGAGAGGGGAGGTAGCGAAACGCAGGTCCCACATCTGGATGACAGGCATGCGGTCGTCTTCCGAGGCCAGGACCAATTGGGTGGCCACCTCAGGGTGCCACAGCATTCCTGAGCAGTGCATCTGtagcaaccacacaacacacaagacGAACAATGTTGGATAAAAACACCTACAACCATTTGCCTGTCACAGAATCgacttaaaggtgcagtgtgtaggattaGTGGCATCTAGCGTTGAGGTTGAGTATCTGCCAAGTCTGTTACACTGGATGTCACTCAATCCTACACAGCTTTAAAAAGGTACTATGAGTAAGAATCATAAATTCATTCTCACTACTGGCCCCTTTGGCTGGTACGTGAACTGCAGCCTGCTCAAACTCGTGCATTCATAGTACTGCAGTGCAGCTCAGTGGATtcagataataataatcataaaataaTGATGTTTATAATCCTtcataaaattaaaaaatttgCGCCATTATTTGTATTTAGATTTAGTCACTTCCTTCCTTTTCCCAGGCAAAACCAGCCTGGTTCAGATATAATAAAAATCAGCCCACAGCCTGGTCTCCGCAATGGACGGACTCGGGGAAGGTCAAATTTGTTAAAATAACtgacagattattattatttggggTAATTGGAATAGAAAAGCATCTAGTAATTCCACATTAGATGCACATTACTATATAAAAAAcgcaattatattattatacccAAATGTTTGACGTAATGTAGCTTTAAGTGGGTATTTGACTATGATCAAACACTAACATTAGGTCAGTGTTTGTATAAACAGCAAGAGACATTTGCATTTTACCACACACCCTGTTGCTGTGGTCGCTGATCTTTATGATGGGCTCATTCTTTCGCAGGTCCCAGACAACGGCTTTCCCACTGGGGTTGGCAGAGGCCAGGATGTGTTGCACCTGCCTGTTCCATGAGACAACGCTGATGTCTTCCGCAGGCTGGAGACGTGAGAGAAGACGGGATGAGATTAATGCATGGGGGCCTGAGAAATATGCAAGACTGAttaactgtatatatatatatatatatatatatatatatatatatatatgattgatttgtgtgtatttggaaAGGTAACTATACTTATTTGtgtatatttacatttttttccaGATCTTTTGAATCCTCAATTGCCAATACTACTGAATCTTAAATCAGAAATATACACAGCAAATCCAAACGCATGCACTCAAAAGAAAAATTCAGCAGTAATAATCAAACCACATTTTTTTC contains these protein-coding regions:
- the sec31b gene encoding LOW QUALITY PROTEIN: protein transport protein Sec31A (The sequence of the model RefSeq protein was modified relative to this genomic sequence to represent the inferred CDS: inserted 1 base in 1 codon; deleted 4 bases in 4 codons); this encodes MRLKEIQRTAHQAWSPASHHPIYLALGTSAQQLDASFNTTAALEIFEMDFADPSLDMKLKGSLPTTNRLHSIVWVNFGLGADGTGGRLVSGSENGAITVYNVEAILESAADAVVGQSDKHTGPVRALDFNPFQSNLLASGANDSEIYIWDLNNFNNPMTPGAKSQLIEPAEDISVVSWNRQVQHILASANPSGKAVVWDLRKNEPIIKISDHSNRMHCSGMLWHPEVATQLVLASEDDRMPVIQMWDLRFATSPLKVLENHTRGILSISWSQADPELLLSSAKDNRILCWNPNTGEVIYELPTINQWCFDVQWCPRNPALLSTASFDGKISVYSVMGGSLEGQQQSSVDKISSSFDNMDPFGMGQTLPPLQVPQPTAQTTIVPPLKKPPKWVRRPVGASFAFGGKLVTFENPPPAPXQSPQPVPRQVFVSQVTTETEFLQRSRELQAALQAGTFVHYCQAKIQSAPCDAEQDIWKFLMVNFEDEARVKFLRLLGFSKDELERKISKCLGKNFQPNGHGVDAKDLAEKMQLLSTERADEAGAVSDTGSTSPTDFFSQIPQDKPSFQIPISSDTDGLISQALLVGNFEGAVDLCLNDGRYAEAILLSISGGEELLKKTQQRYLDTQKNSISMLISSVVTQNWRDIVQSCELDNWKEALAALLTYAHPEEFAPLCDTLGGRLETEGTEKRSLQACLCYICSGNLEKLVECWAVQRDCSSPLVLEDLVEKVMILRKSIERLRNSEVPLQSPTLAEKLTCYAGLLAAEGSLATAMTYLPDNSDQPGVVSLRERLFHAQAEPPAAPAPGPDPARAAAPYSRVGVATAKPAPAPQAPAQNAQIMSQYQPVPPAHQMVPGGQRPMPALFTPHAPGPNPVPGQPPSGHMMRPSAPRPPAPTRPSYPQHPAPGSGFPAAHQPFQPFQPQPMHMAPRPAFPPPGPSMPAAGLSGPPLPSSSSAPGGLGSMPTPGLPPMGFMPSSSMPSAHSQGHFPSMYAPGHGHGQGHPPPPMAGAPYPPLSPGYPPGGPGAPAVRPFSPAVKAPPPPPPTGGQDGWNDPPAVRGGPRKKKVPDNYTPPTPITAPVMGFQGDAGQHHDHAQVPPGAPQEPSVQLLQQLPAERVEQREIPAEHMILKSTFDSLVQRCQLAAADPQTKRKLEDAAKRLGYLYDKLREQSLSPSILGGLHEISRCVGGQNYQRGLEVHTQVVGSSNFSEISAFMPILKVVMTIANKLGV